From the genome of Polycladomyces zharkentensis:
ATCCATTAGAACCGTACCACAAAAGTCAGTGACACAGAACAATGTGAATGTCACAAGGAGGCGACATGATGACATGAGTGTGGGGATTGTCCAGAGAGAAGCCAGAATGGGAGCGGGAGTGACACAAAAAGAGCTCGGACGAAGACTGCATCTAAGTCGATCGATGATTGCAGAGATCGAAGCTGGAAGGAAGCGATTACCACGGGATGTTGCTAAAAAAGCGGTTGAGACCCTCAACTGTGGATTCTACGCCTTGGAGGTTGCAGCGGAACTCACCGGGATAGGTATCGGAAAGTTGGACGGCGACAGTATCGACCTACATCGATCCGCATTAAAGGAAAAGTCTTTGGAAGAGCTTCAGGAAGCAATATCCCAAATCTCCGCAACCAGCTTGTCAAGAAAACCCGACCGTTTGGACCAAATGGCCCGCAACGAGATTTCCAAAGTTATTGAGGAGTCAATGGATGCGGTGGTGGTGTTGATGAACTTCATCGCTTCCATCTGTCAGGAGTACGGCTTTAGCTGGAATGATGTGTGGCAAAAAGAACGCCGAAAGCTGGAGGCGAAGGGCTACAAAAAAGCCCGCTGAGGAGGTGAAACGATGAAGGTCAAGGTTGGTGACTGGCTTAAAAAACCGTTGTTAAGCCGATGGATTATCCTTCTTAACTGTGCAGCGGTGCAAAAGCATCAGAGACAAAT
Proteins encoded in this window:
- a CDS encoding helix-turn-helix domain-containing protein — translated: MSVGIVQREARMGAGVTQKELGRRLHLSRSMIAEIEAGRKRLPRDVAKKAVETLNCGFYALEVAAELTGIGIGKLDGDSIDLHRSALKEKSLEELQEAISQISATSLSRKPDRLDQMARNEISKVIEESMDAVVVLMNFIASICQEYGFSWNDVWQKERRKLEAKGYKKAR